Proteins from a genomic interval of Uloborus diversus isolate 005 chromosome 4, Udiv.v.3.1, whole genome shotgun sequence:
- the LOC129219893 gene encoding transcription initiation factor IIA subunit 2-like, protein MSYQLYRNTTLGHTLQESLDELIQCGQITHQLALKILLQFDKVINTALASKVRARLTFKAGHLETYRFCDNVWTFVLKDVEFREVQELIRVDKVKIVACDGKDEKKNL, encoded by the exons ATGAGCTATCAGTTGTATAGAAATACAACTCTTGGGCACACTCTTCAAGAATCTTTGGATGAATTGATACAG TGTGGTCAAATTACCCATCAGTTGGCTCTAAAAATTCTCCTGCAGTTTGACAAGGTGATAAATACTGCATTAGCTAGTAAAGTGAGAGCTAGATTAACATTCAAA GCTGGCCATCTTGAAACATATAGGTTTTGTGATAATGTTTGGACATTTGTGCTGAAAGATGTTGAGTTTCGTGAAGTTCAAGAGCTGATCAGAGTGGACAAAGTAAAAATTGTCGCTTGTGATGGAAAAG atgaaaagaaaaacttatga